A stretch of DNA from Schistocerca americana isolate TAMUIC-IGC-003095 chromosome 3, iqSchAmer2.1, whole genome shotgun sequence:
CCACTCTGtccaaaattttgataaatgagACTGTTAGGCCTACTATTACTTTGCCAGGCTCACAATCTGATGTGCAACTACACATtttcttaataaaaaaaataaataaataaaaaagatatgGAACAACAATAAGCAGGGAGCAACACAATCACAATTAATGCAATAACGAGTTTATGACCTTTTAATTCTTATAATTACTTTCACACATACAAATACACAGAAGAGTAAAAAAATTATGTCAGTTCACAGATCTACTTTGTATTTGAAAGGACACACGTAtccacattgttttaaaattacaGTTGTTACAAATCCAAGTgattaatgaagaaataattttgtactgaaattaaTATAAAACCTCATGTGGCACATTCTGTCACTATTAAATATGTAATGGTATCACTTGCCACTGTCTCCACTCCTGTTAAGGCAAATGAATATAAACTACTAAATTACTTCATCCCAGTTGTGTATTAGCAACTTCTGTTACAAAATGAAAATGAGCACATTTAATTCCACTCATTTTCTTCAAATCAATTGGCAATTGCTAACGCAGAAAAAGGGCAAGTCTTATTTCACATTGGAAACTGTATTACCATTTCTTCTCATTAAAACAAAATGAGAATTTGCATATATAATTTTAGTCGACAAAATGGTTTTTCAGATATTTCATCATGCCAAACATCCGGAAGCGCTTGACACCTAAAAATTGAAACATGAGTTAAATTCAGCTTACCAGAACAATTGATTCATCTTACACACTATGTAAAACAAGTACTTACCAAAAACTTTCATCAGTTCATCATCACATATAGCAAACTGCTTGTTTTTCGGGTCCTGAAAATCAAAATTACTTAAATTTACAATCATGAATTCATAAAAACGTAAAatagtcatttaaataaaacaacttaCGTAAAGATTTCTTTCTTTAATGATGCCCCATATCTTTTTGACAACTTCATGACGGGGCATTGAGTCTTGTCCCATAAGTGCTGCCAATTCTGGGCTAAGGCTTTTGGCTTTGATGTAGCCTCCCCCACCACCTCGTTTTGCCTGGAAGTGCAATTAGAAACCACGATCAGACAAAAAAATCCAACTAAATGAGAAATTTAACACCTAAACATGTGACCtaaaacatactgaaagctgaagtTAACTGTAAGAATTAGGAATGTAACTTCAAAAACACATCAGGGGAATAATCAGAAATATATGTTTTACTGTAGCAATGTCAGCAAAAGTAGAATCCTCAGTGACAGTGGACTTTGTGTAACTGCTTCATTTACATACCTCAACCAATCATGTAACACGGTTTTGTGTACATGTTTATGGCATTGCCTCAATGTGGTCTCAGGTCTACAGAAGACTGTTTTGGCCACAAGCATTCCCACTTCACAGTTTCAAGTTGGCAAGGGGCACTGCCAGTTGTATGGCATCTTTTGCCGATTATACTCTAGATCTCATTTTGGACCAACACAGGAACATTTAATGTTAAACTGAAGTGTTACTTACGCCTCCTTTCTTTTTCgctccaccgccaccaccacctccaccagaaCTGCTTTTCCTTGCTTTTGCCCAGTCTtcatcactgtcactgtcactaccCTTCTTCTTCTTCGCTGGAGGTTTGCCCTTTTTTGGCGAGGCACCCTTAGACTTTTTGGATGGATTATATTCCTCATCACTTGCATCctgaaacaaagaaatgcataaatTAAATCcaacaatattatgaattaccacaGGAGGCACTGAGCTGCTGACAGGAACAATGACAGGACAGCTAAAcataagctttcagacaaaaagttgttcttccaaacacacacacacacacacacacacacacacacacacacacacacacacacaaaacaaccaatattaaacacattttattattttctcTGCCATTTCTAAAGTTAGGCAGATATTTCAGCTGTTATGGTACTTACATCATCTGAGCCTTCGTCACTTTCTTCACTGCTGCCTTTCTTGGGCCGCTTCGTGGGCTTTTTAGCTGCTCTCTTTGCTTTAGgtttttcatcttcttcttcctcctcatcctcctcttcttcctcttcctcctcatcctcttcctcatcttcatccttactgtttttcttttttccgtCTTGTTTCTCTTTGAGACATTCCATTACCAAATCATCCACTTCCTTTTTCCTGAAAATTGGCACAACATACTCCTGCACTTGCTCTGATACAAATACacagcaaacatttaaaaaaattggaaattaagTTGTGGTGTGAAGTTATTAAACTGCACATGCACAAAAATGGGGCACTTTCTGAAAACTGCTCTCATAGTTCAAGGGCAGAATATGAATACTGCAAAGTATAACTACAAAGTTGAGCTCATGCACTGTGAGAGAATCAGCTGCCCATATAAAAAACATTAACGAAGAATTAGTGAAATCCAAATCGACAAGTGCCCCCCTAAAGCTACCCAAGTTCAATGCATTCACCAAAAACAATCTAACATTTACCTCATTAGCTTACTTGGGTAGTAAGTACATTTGCATTCCACAGGTTGAATGGCTTAGAACATTTTTccttggaaattaaaaaattatttttctaaatGGAAGAATGCACAACAAAGTTATTTTTCCACTTATGAAGCTCCACTTGCATGCAGAAATAAGTTCAATTTGTGAAACAA
This window harbors:
- the LOC124607044 gene encoding upstream activation factor subunit spp27, which translates into the protein MADISKDELRKEIAAILKDADLTSTSSKKVRQQIEEKLDVDLSDRKKEVDDLVMECLKEKQDGKKKNSKDEDEEEDEEEEEEEEDEEEEEDEKPKAKRAAKKPTKRPKKGSSEESDEGSDDDASDEEYNPSKKSKGASPKKGKPPAKKKKGSDSDSDEDWAKARKSSSGGGGGGGGAKKKGGAKRGGGGGYIKAKSLSPELAALMGQDSMPRHEVVKKIWGIIKERNLYDPKNKQFAICDDELMKVFGVKRFRMFGMMKYLKNHFVD